From a region of the Myxococcus fulvus genome:
- a CDS encoding terpene synthase family protein produces MRTEIPRIGIPYPSDISPDAEACRAHTLRWLSRRGLVVGPEALRTYDESRFDRLSARMCPNSRGAGLDLVSDWMGWLFVFDDQFDGPMGLDLDATRALLDEVLSVIQSTAPQRYPSSRLGAALVELWGRTTSGASASWKARFTQDLAGYFEAYYQEARERTQGWPVDIESYLRTRRLSIGVLLSLDLCERSEGLDVPPAVHGTEDMTTLRSLCTDVVVMVNDLYSAPKEAASGQMHNMVLLQMHHEGCAQAAAMDRVAGEIAKRVETFAAVERRIRQGVQSIETWSVIDRDIAAIKNLMQGTTDWTLETARYSQTAQGARVRVTG; encoded by the coding sequence ATGCGAACAGAGATTCCGCGGATAGGCATTCCCTATCCGTCTGACATCAGCCCGGATGCGGAGGCCTGTCGCGCGCACACCTTGCGGTGGCTGTCACGGCGGGGGCTCGTCGTGGGCCCGGAGGCCCTGCGGACCTACGACGAGAGTCGATTCGATCGGCTGTCCGCGAGGATGTGTCCGAACAGCCGGGGAGCGGGCCTCGACCTGGTGAGCGACTGGATGGGGTGGCTCTTCGTCTTCGACGACCAGTTCGATGGACCGATGGGCCTCGACCTCGATGCGACCCGCGCCTTGCTGGACGAGGTGTTGTCGGTCATCCAGAGCACGGCCCCCCAGCGGTATCCTTCATCGCGGCTGGGCGCCGCCCTGGTGGAGCTGTGGGGGCGAACGACCTCTGGCGCGAGTGCGTCCTGGAAGGCACGGTTCACCCAGGACCTCGCGGGGTACTTCGAGGCGTACTACCAGGAGGCTCGGGAGCGCACGCAGGGGTGGCCCGTGGACATCGAGAGCTATCTGCGCACGCGACGGCTGTCGATCGGCGTCCTGCTGAGCCTCGACCTCTGCGAACGGTCCGAGGGACTCGACGTTCCGCCCGCCGTGCATGGCACCGAGGACATGACGACGCTGCGCTCGCTGTGCACGGACGTCGTGGTGATGGTCAACGACCTCTATTCGGCGCCCAAGGAGGCCGCGAGCGGGCAGATGCACAACATGGTGCTCCTCCAGATGCATCACGAGGGCTGTGCGCAGGCCGCCGCCATGGACCGGGTCGCGGGTGAAATCGCGAAGCGGGTGGAGACCTTCGCGGCCGTGGAGCGGCGGATACGACAGGGAGTCCAGAGCATCGAGACCTGGAGCGTCATCGACCGTGACATCGCCGCCATCAAGAACCTGATGCAGGGCACCACGGATTGGACCCTCGAGACGGCTCGCTACTCACAGACGGCTCAGGGGGCTCGGGTGAGGGTGACGGGGTAG